GACGCAAAAatgcaccccccgcaaccccaaaagggaataagcggtagaaaatggatggatggatggatttgatgttacgaataaaaataaaataaaaaaacattaaaaaaaagaccgGCACACAACAAAACGTAATAAATTAATTGGTTTTAATAAGCCTCTTAAATCACCTTGCATGCagttataaaattataaaaaggGTGTTAAGTAGGCAATATGTTTTAACGCTTTTAAAATGACAAGTCTGTGTAAATATGCCAACAAATGTTAGGGTTTCGCTATACTGTAACTGAACGTGGCACACCGCCTCCGTAAAATCATAGAAAGATAGCGATTTTAATTCCTTCAGGATAGCCCCCACTCCTTAAAAATAAGGGTATTACATGGAAACTAATTAATACATTGTAGCCTCCAGAAAAAGTCAGACGCTTGCTATTTTAACCtgagaattttattgtaaaagttggcccaattccaacaggtttttccTCCCATGTAAACACTTTCATCTCTGTGATTCTGTTTTAGAGATCATGGGAAAAATAAATcaaaaccacacaaacataaatCACCACCATCAGGTCGTTACAatataaatggatatatatatatatatatatatatatatatatatatatatatatataatttgtgcaCCATCGGCAACCGAAGCATCAAATTCAAGCTGTCGAAAAAACTACTTTCACTATGAAAAACAAATTGCATGTTGTGATGTGAAGACGAAGCACGCAATTGGAGCATAATCCACACGTGTGCTATGTAGACATAATATAAACCAGGTATACCCGCGGACAGCGATCTCCAAAATGTGcgaatattaagaggacagtagaggtttttaaagaaagaaagtcAAACTGGAGCAGCAGTGCCAAACAAGTGTGACTTCAGGCTTGCTGCAACTTGCTTTTCGTTGGGGACATAAGTTCTAAACAAGTAAATTTTATTCTAAAACCAGAAAAAAAACTAGTTTTGTTGCTAGTCatttgaaagaaagaaaaagtcaCTAAAAGTCTCTATAGACAATTTAAAAATTCTCAATAAGCagcaagaatggggaaaaaaacccTATATTGATATAATGTAAAAATGGTAATAATAATTAGATTTGTTTGAAATGTATATACTGCATAGATTTTTGGCCCTTTTAAAAGAAAATCATATAGCCAATTGTGCAAATTATACGATGGCGCCATAGTGACTACCTCCCCCACCACAGGAATCATGGCAATCCTACGGGAAACCCTGCCATGGGACGGAGGATTCTGCCTATAAACTCTTTGCAGCACGAACACAAAGTGTAAGTTTGCACATACTGCTACATAAAacgtgttgataaatcacattgtgcgTGCTGTATAACATTTACATCCTCTCCTAGGTTGTGGGCGTTTTGACGATCAGCATctacatattaatgaagacagacgcAAAAGGGATTTCAAGCCTTATTTAGCTCACTTAGACGCAATCCCCTCTGCACATGCCAAGTAGATCAGcgttgcgtgtgctatcaagtttgcaaatgttttaatacacacaaacctttagtaaatcaggcccataaTGTACCAAACACCAAAGAGTGGTTGTTTCTTACCTTGGGGTCATGCTTAAGAATGGCATGACGTCTTGCTGTCTTGGCGTGGGGGTTCAGTTTGAACATAACCCTAATGTTCTTAAGGGGATTCTTCTTCAGTACTCTGCGGTTGATCTTCTTGCTACAGGGAGAAGATGAGcttttaatttgttcaattaatgattaTTGAATACTTGTATCATTTCAATGCTCAGGATTTTGTTATATTTAATATCAGGATTCAGAAACACAGACCAAAGTAGAGTATCATCATAGCCATCGCAACAAAGTCAGAAATGTTCAGTCAGTACTTACTTGGGTGCACGAAGTGCTTTCTGGACCTCCTCACTCTTCAGAATCCTGCTCAGGTCTGTGTTTGTCATCTTATGCATTGGCAGGCTAATTTACGAAAAATATATTAGTATTGTAAAGGCTGAACAAAACCATATTTATCAATATGACAGTCAATTGACTCAGAACTTCATTCATATCACAGGTTTCAAAAACACGGACCGTGAAGTAGAAAAGCTCATCACAGCAATATGTTACTTTCTGCCATAATGCTTACACTtgcacaaaaaaatttaaatcttacttgtAGTCAACTTTGAGGGAGGAAGCTTTACGCCAGGTGCCATACAGTTGATCTAGCTTACGGAAAGCACTCTCTGTCCAGATGCAGAAGCGTCCAACATGACCACCAGGGGCCAATCTCAGAAGGTTCAGCTTGTTTACATTCTGCAGAGTTATTCCTGCAAAACAACACAAATATATACCATGCATGCACATGATTCAAGAGTTTAAACAAGATAGGAACAAAAATGATTAAGTAATCTATTCTTTCATGCTCAAAATTTGAAGTACCAGTAGAAttaaaaaacaagttgactttatatgcctaAACGGAGTAAAAGttgaagagaataagcggtagaaaatggatggataattcatgTCTTATCTTTTGACATTACCGACAACGTCCAACTTTACACAGTGTGCATCTTTGAACATCGCTTTGTAGAGTGTACATTTGTTCCTGTCCGCATTAGTGTGAATGATTGTCTCTGTGTCCTGCGGTTGGCCATGCTAATTTGAGTTAGCTTGACTATGAGCTAGTCCATTGTACGTTAAATGAAGCTAGCAGCATTACAGCACAACCTTTATTCTGtttaattgtattgcttttttctgtttatttcaaattatattattaATCTGACGTGATTCCTACATGTATGTGCACTGTGTGTACAAATAATGTACTTTAATGTGGTTAGTTTTACAATgactaaaaaataacttttttttccaaCTCTATCGCAAAAGGACGGTTTACATATTTGGCAAACTAAATTGCAACACATAAGTACAGTCTTaagtacaataagcagcaacaattgaaattgCATTGAAGAAGAGCAGAGTCTAACAAGTCATTCTTTCTGTTAAAGCTGATTGTGATTCTGATGAAGACGTATATAAATATTCGTATTAGTGGTATTAACTAATGACACTAATATTAGTTTTTAAATATACAAAGCATGTGTTCAGCCTTTTTAAGAGTATATTCATCATTGCAAATCAAGATAGTCTACTGACCATGCCACTAGCCACGCCAGTATTAAGTGGCAATTAAGAGGAAACCCTGTATGAGtttctttttaatgcattttaagtcTTAAATAGACAAATACGCTCGTCAATGGGGGACCTATTTCACCCATAAGACCCTGCCACCAAAACACTTTATACATATTGAGACCTGAattttaaccaaatattaacaatatTGTTATAAGCGCCAACACAGCCAAACAGATTGATAACAGCCAAGTAGCCATCTGATTTGGGTAACAATCCATTTATTCGGCATAGCTTGGCTCAACGTTCCAGATTTGACTGTCGCACTTTGCTTTAGTCTGCTTTAATGTTTCAGCCTCTTTTTGTGCTAGCTTCTATAAGCAGTATTTTTAACTTCTAAAAGACAATCTTGTGAATCCTCTTTAGACCAAAAATAGTCTTCATTGtcagttaccaagtctgccatggttAGAAAACACTTGCGTTTGATTCCGAGAGCAGCAACAAATTTGTTGCAATAAGTCAAAAGAGCACGGCTAtagaaacagaaataaatgctAAGAATTAGTTCCAGTGTGCATGAAATGAACAAAATATGTtaagtattgtacatattacatgttatgattgtctgttattacattatatatagattggcagcgtgtatataaaacattgagggttttgaagttgttttagagtgCTTTGAAAGCtgcaacggtgactcccattagccgcatcttgcaaGTGTTTAACTTTATAAtcctaaaaaagaaaaagagacttgCTCTGGTCTCTCATGATTGTTAACGATAGGCAAAAATCTCCTTTAAGACTCAGAAGTTCATTTACACAGGTGTCAAGATACACGGATCGGTGAACTAGCTTCAACTCATGCGACAGTAATGATACAGTCTGAAAAAATATTAACTCACTTGCAGTTTGCTTTAATAAAACAGTAGGCTTGATCATATGGGGCAAGTATCATGTGGTATCAACTGGTTCTTGTTCTGCAGAGTGATGCCTGTTAAAAAAGTTACATTCGGATCAATGACCATCATGAAAGTCAGTACTCATGCCAGGGAGTTCACCTTTGAATCTTGAGCTCTTTCCATGTTCTTTTGAGATGGATACAGAAAGGGTCAACTGAAGGAGTCTACTACTTGCTAGTGCCTTCTGACCATACCGACATTTGGGTACTATTTAATATGAGTAGGTGGAAACATTAAGCACATACCTTCTGTTAAGCAATACTCCTGACTGGTGTTAAATCTCAATGCCAGAAGTTCAACCCTAGAATACAAGCTCAACAATGTGAATGAAAGGCCCAACTCCTGACTTGAAaccaattatttattttcttaatgaACTCCAGTCAGCCTTAATTAACTCTAGTCAGCAAGTATAAATTTATGCCTTGATTTTCTTCGGTGCTCCTTTCTTTCCAGGCTTCTTCTTAGGTTTCAGCATTTTTGCCTTGATCTGTGGGGAAAAAACAATTTCAGTTGGATAAAGCCGtaaggcctgatttactaagattgtAATACCATGCGCTTAACACCACATGCAATGTATAAAATTGCAAGTACTATTATTGGGCATGTTGCATGTCCTCTACTAACATTGCGTACAATTCAAGCGTCTTGCGTACAACTTTATATAAAATGAGGATTGGGCGCATACTATTTACACACACCTGTGGCGTGTGCAATTTTTAAACAAGCATGTATCCCTTGTTATAGGCATATTTAGATGGTCCAAAATGCATCTAAATGGGAACCAACTATTtacttaattttatttaaaatcgCTGAAAGTGCCCTACTGGGAGGTGGCCGCACTTGCTGTGCTCAAGACGCAAAAatgcaccccccgcaaccccaaaagggaataagcggtagaaaatggatggatggatggatttgatgttacgaataaaaataaaataaaaaaacattaaaaaaaagaccgGCACACAACAAAACGTAATAAATTAATTGGTTTTAATAAGCCTCTTAAATCACCTTGCATGCagttataaaattataaaaaggGTGTTAAGTAGGCAATATGTTTTAACGCTTTTAAAATGACAAGTCTGTGTAAATATGCCAACAAATGTTAGGGTTTCGCTATACTGTAACTGAACGTGGCACACCGCCTCCGTAAAATCATAGAAAGATAGCGATTTTAATTCCTTCAGGATAGCCCCCACTCCTTAAAAATAAGGGTATTACATGGAAACTAATTAATACATTGTAGCCTCCAGAAAAAGTCAGACGCTTGCTATTTTAACCtgagaattttattgtaaaagttggcccaattccaacaggtttttccTCCCATGTAAACACTTTCATCTCTGTGATTCTGTTTTAGAGATCATGGGAAAAATAAATcaaaaccacacaaacataaatCACCACCATCAGGTCGTTACAatataaatggatatatatatatatatatatatatgtatatatatataatttgtgcaCCATCGGCAACCGAAGCATCAAATTCAAGCTGTCGAAAAAACTACTTTCACTATGAAAAACAAATTGCATGTTGTGATGTGAAGACGAAGCACGCAATTGGAGCATAATCCACACGTGTGCTATGTGGACATAATATAAACCAGGTATACCCGCGGACAGCGATCTCCAAAATGTGcgaatattaagaggacagtagaggtttttaaagaaagaaagtcAAACTGGAGCAGCAGTGCCAAACAAGTGTGACTTCAGGCTTGCTGCAACTTGCTTTTCGTTGGGGACATAAGTTCTAAACAAGTAAATTTTATTCTAAAACCAGAAAAAAAACTAGTTTTGTTGCTAGTCatttgaaagaaagaaaaagtcaCTAAAAGTCTCTATAGACAATTTAAAAATTCTCAATAAGCagcaagaatggggaaaaaaacccTATATTGATATAATGTAAAAATGGTAATAATAATTAGATTTGTTTGAAATGTATATACTGCATAGATTTTTGGCCCTTTTAAAAGAAAATCATATAGCCAATTGTGCAAATTATACGATGGCGCCATAGTGACTACCTCCCCCACCACAGGAATCATGGCAATCCTACGGGAAACCCTGCCATGGGACGGAGGATTCTGCCTATAAACTCTTTGCAGCACGAACACAAAGTGTAAGTTTGCACATACTGCTACATAAAacgtgttgataaatcacattgtgcgTGCTGTATAACATTTACATCCTCTCCTAGGTTGTGGGCGTTTTGACGATCAGCATctacatattaatgaagacagacgcAAAAGGGATTTCAAGCCTTATTTAGCTCACTTAGACGCAATCCCCTCTGCACATGCCAAGTAGATCAGcgttgcgtgtgctatcaagtttgcaaatgttttaatacacacaaacctttagtaaatcaggcccataaTGTACCAAACACCAAAGAGTGGTTGTTTCTTACCTTGGGGTCATGCTTAAGAATGGCATGACGTCTTGCTGTCTTGGCGTGGGGGTTCAGTTTGAACATAACCCTAATGTTCTTAAGGGGATTCTTCTTCAGTACTCTGCGGTTGATCTTCTTGCTACAGGGAGAAGATGAGcttttaatttgttcaattaatgattaTTGAATACTTGTATCATTTCAATGCTCAGGATTTTGTTATATTTAATATCAGGATTCAGAAACACAGACCAAAGTAGAGTATCATCATAGCCATCGCAACAAAGTCAGAAATGTTCAGTCAGTACTTACTTGGGTGCACGAAGTGCTTTCTGGACCTCCTCACTCTTCAGAATCCTGCTCAGGTCTGTGTTTGTCATCTTATGCATTGGCAGGCTAATTTACGAAAAATATATTAGTATTGTAAAGGCTGAACAAAACCATATTTATCAATATGACAGTCAATTGACTCAGAACTTCATTCATATCACAGGTTTCAAAAACACGGACCGTGAAGTAGAAAAGCTCATCACAGCAATATGTTACTTTCTGCCATAATGCTTACACTtgcacaaaaaaatttaaatcttacttgtAGTCAACTTTGAGGGAGGAAGCTTTACGCCAGGTGCCATACAGTTGATCTAGCTTACGGAAAGCACTCTCTGTCCAGATGCAGAAGCGTCCAACATGACCACCAGGGGCCAATCTCAGAAGGTTCAGCTTGTTTACATTCTGCAGAGTTATTCCTGCAAAACAACACAAATATATACCATGCATGCACATGATTCAAGAGTTTAAACAA
The nucleotide sequence above comes from Nerophis ophidion isolate RoL-2023_Sa linkage group LG12, RoL_Noph_v1.0, whole genome shotgun sequence. Encoded proteins:
- the LOC133563162 gene encoding large ribosomal subunit protein uL4-like, with the protein product MCMHGIYLCCFAGITLQNVNKLNLLRLAPGGHVGRFCIWTESAFRKLDQLYGTWRKASSLKVDYNLPMHKMTNTDLSRILKSEEVQKALRAPNKKINRRVLKKNPLKNIRVMFKLNPHAKTARRHAILKHDPKIKAKMLKPKKKPGKKGAPKKIKA
- the LOC133563161 gene encoding large ribosomal subunit protein uL4-like, which translates into the protein MIKPTALLKQTARITLQNVNKLNLLRLAPGGHVGRFCIWTESAFRKLDQLYGTWRKASSLKVDYNLPMHKMTNTDLSRILKSEEVQKALRAPNKKINRRVLKKNPLKNIRVMFKLNPHAKTARRHAILKHDPKIKAKMLKPKKKPGKKGAPKKIKA